The Paenibacillus uliginis N3/975 genome has a window encoding:
- a CDS encoding twin-arginine translocase TatA/TatE family subunit, with translation MPTIGVTGIVLLVVLGLLLFGPKKLPELGRAVGTTIRELKSGAAKIISEPTNPQDKD, from the coding sequence ATGCCGACTATTGGAGTGACCGGTATTGTACTTCTGGTCGTGTTGGGTCTTTTACTGTTCGGTCCGAAGAAGCTGCCTGAGCTGGGCCGTGCCGTTGGAACGACAATCCGAGAGTTGAAGAGCGGGGCTGCCAAAATCATTTCAGAGCCGACGAACCCGCAGGATAAAGATTGA
- a CDS encoding extracellular solute-binding protein yields the protein MNEESDKLSFQEKLDRMVHSLRSEIINGIRKPGAFLPSESALAKQFKISNKTVRKGLELLVEEELIVKIDRVGSMVSKEQKPIIVNFGCNPSLSEDIVMDQLLEEFHRLHPAIHVRAIPLDFFEHVTSAGEMLSSGMLDVVSFNNWQFQEMCETGTGFPLLEPLESDDGIYRVASEAFRHEGQLYARVVSFSPVVLCYNKEHFQEAKLQEPDSSWTWDDLLDTARKLTKYSGRHSIYFVPAALNRYPIFLLHSGLMESAEGVAVNSLDELDGNTGRKRNNAPGLAYSLRKLSDIVNDHTIFPKYFSGSSEDDSISLFMQERVSIILTTYFSLNAFKERSLSYDISPVPLMNRGGEQKTLLVSIGVAVNRRSKEKEAARTFAEFLASPAAQAIIREKTISIPSRKMIAEEAATEDINRPSRYSMYRELFPSFMYHNQLGLSIHSMKQFSSSLKEFWSDIIDEKELYAKLESYYSDNK from the coding sequence ATGAATGAGGAATCAGACAAGCTGTCTTTTCAGGAGAAGCTGGATCGAATGGTCCATTCACTCCGTTCGGAGATTATAAATGGTATAAGAAAGCCGGGAGCGTTTCTGCCTTCGGAAAGTGCGCTGGCCAAGCAGTTTAAGATAAGTAATAAAACAGTCCGCAAAGGGCTGGAACTTCTAGTGGAAGAAGAACTTATCGTGAAAATCGACCGGGTTGGGAGCATGGTCTCGAAGGAGCAGAAGCCGATTATCGTAAATTTCGGCTGCAATCCTTCTTTGTCAGAAGATATCGTGATGGATCAACTGCTGGAGGAATTCCACCGACTGCATCCGGCTATTCATGTCCGAGCTATCCCGCTTGATTTCTTCGAACATGTGACTTCTGCCGGCGAAATGCTCTCAAGCGGGATGCTGGATGTAGTGTCTTTTAACAACTGGCAGTTTCAAGAAATGTGTGAGACCGGAACCGGATTTCCGCTGCTGGAGCCGCTTGAGTCGGACGATGGGATATACCGGGTCGCCAGCGAGGCGTTTCGGCATGAAGGGCAGCTGTATGCAAGGGTCGTGTCATTCTCGCCGGTCGTCTTATGTTACAACAAGGAGCATTTCCAAGAAGCGAAGCTGCAGGAACCTGACAGCTCGTGGACCTGGGATGATCTGCTGGATACGGCCCGAAAGCTTACGAAGTATAGCGGAAGGCACTCTATTTATTTTGTTCCTGCTGCCTTGAACAGGTATCCGATATTTCTACTGCACAGCGGTCTGATGGAAAGTGCGGAAGGTGTAGCTGTTAATAGCTTGGATGAGCTTGACGGAAATACGGGGCGTAAGCGGAATAATGCTCCGGGGCTGGCCTACAGTCTAAGGAAGCTCAGTGATATTGTGAATGACCATACGATTTTTCCAAAATACTTCTCAGGAAGTAGCGAAGATGACTCCATCTCGCTGTTTATGCAGGAGCGGGTATCCATCATTTTGACGACTTATTTCAGTCTGAACGCATTCAAGGAACGGAGTCTGTCGTACGACATTTCACCTGTACCTTTGATGAACCGTGGTGGTGAGCAAAAAACGCTGCTTGTATCGATTGGGGTTGCGGTAAACCGCAGATCGAAAGAGAAGGAGGCGGCTCGGACGTTTGCGGAATTTCTAGCTTCGCCTGCGGCGCAGGCTATTATCAGGGAGAAGACGATCAGTATCCCGTCCAGGAAGATGATCGCAGAAGAGGCAGCAACCGAAGATATTAACCGCCCATCGCGTTATTCCATGTATCGGGAGCTGTTCCCGAGCTTTATGTATCACAATCAGCTTGGCTTATCCATTCACTCGATGAAGCAATTCAGCAGCAGCCTGAAGGAATTCTGGTCAGACATCATCGACGAGAAGGAGCTATATGCCAAGTTGGAAAGTTATTATTCGGATAACAAGTAA
- a CDS encoding multidrug effflux MFS transporter, whose protein sequence is MILILGALSAFGPLSLDMYLPSLPELARSMHTTTSLTQLSLTSCLIGLAVGQLLAGPLSDIRGRRLPLIIGMVVYGVASLLCAFSTSIEMLIALRFIQGIAGSAGIVISRAIVRDMYSGSELTKFFSMLMLVNGAAPILSPIIGGQLLKFTSWRGVFIVLTFIGVAMLLAVLFGLPETLSREKRSKGGISNTLSTFGTLFRDPGFVGLALCQGFVSAAMFAYISGSPFVLQDIFGVSPQSFGLIFAANGIGIIIAGQITGRLAGRVSERTLFLSGITLATIGGFVLLLTIVSGAGLGFILPPLFIVVSCVGIVGTAGSSLALQNYGHAAGSASALLGLLSYILGALVMPLVGIMGNGTAVPMGIVIAGADVGAVLCYLLLVRRPERKAAASSAG, encoded by the coding sequence ATGATCCTTATCCTTGGCGCACTGTCCGCTTTTGGACCCCTTTCGCTAGACATGTATTTGCCTTCCTTGCCGGAATTGGCCAGATCCATGCATACGACAACGTCGCTTACGCAGCTCAGCCTGACCTCTTGCCTCATTGGCCTCGCTGTGGGACAGCTGCTGGCAGGTCCACTTAGTGATATACGGGGAAGACGCCTTCCGCTGATCATCGGAATGGTTGTCTATGGGGTTGCATCTCTACTGTGTGCTTTTAGCACATCCATTGAAATGTTAATTGCCCTTCGCTTTATTCAAGGCATTGCCGGTTCGGCGGGCATTGTTATATCAAGAGCTATTGTACGGGATATGTATTCCGGATCCGAGCTCACCAAATTTTTCTCTATGCTTATGCTGGTAAATGGAGCAGCGCCTATTCTCTCTCCAATTATCGGAGGACAGCTGCTTAAATTCACCTCTTGGCGCGGTGTGTTCATCGTATTGACCTTTATTGGGGTGGCTATGCTTCTTGCGGTACTCTTTGGATTGCCGGAGACATTAAGCAGAGAAAAACGCTCCAAGGGCGGGATTTCCAACACGCTATCCACATTTGGAACTCTATTTCGTGATCCAGGATTTGTAGGACTGGCCCTATGCCAAGGCTTTGTTTCTGCAGCGATGTTTGCTTATATTTCAGGCTCTCCTTTCGTACTTCAGGACATTTTTGGGGTGTCCCCTCAGTCCTTCGGACTTATATTTGCCGCCAATGGGATCGGCATCATCATAGCCGGTCAAATCACAGGTCGCCTCGCAGGGCGAGTCAGTGAACGAACATTGTTCCTGTCAGGCATCACGTTGGCAACGATCGGCGGCTTTGTTCTGCTATTGACCATTGTGAGCGGAGCAGGGCTTGGCTTTATACTGCCGCCGCTCTTTATCGTCGTTTCCTGTGTCGGTATTGTCGGTACAGCCGGCTCATCATTGGCACTGCAAAATTACGGGCATGCGGCAGGGAGCGCCTCTGCACTGCTAGGACTGCTGTCTTATATTTTGGGCGCTTTGGTCATGCCACTTGTAGGAATTATGGGCAATGGGACAGCGGTTCCGATGGGTATCGTCATAGCTGGTGCTGATGTAGGAGCTGTGCTGTGCTATTTACTGCTGGTGCGGAGACCCGAGAGAAAGGCAGCTGCATCATCCGCAGGATGA
- a CDS encoding DUF2332 domain-containing protein, which translates to MMDKNQSKRFIQFAAECQSSALYEHLSLHIAEDPELLELSSYAQKGQPMPNLIFGAVHYLLLNGKEHSLKNFYPSLVNQPETEGVFTYFKDFCLAHREEIIPILERKLVQTNEVRRCAYLYPSFCYIYDKVKKPLALIEIGTSSGLQLLWDQFSYSYGTGITYGNPRGRVHITSEIKGDSTPLLLDTAPPVSVRIGVDLHVNDVSNPEDKQWLQALIWPEHHERRELFARASQCVQETPIQLIEGDGVALLSQLSDQISTDSLICVFHTHVANQIPKEAKKRLTETIQEIGSTRDIVHLYNNMNDGDLHLDYVHNGKTYNHTIGATEGRGRWFEWNIVD; encoded by the coding sequence ATGATGGATAAAAATCAATCTAAACGGTTTATCCAATTCGCGGCAGAATGTCAATCCAGTGCGCTGTACGAGCATTTATCCCTCCACATCGCCGAAGATCCAGAGCTGCTGGAACTAAGCTCCTATGCACAAAAAGGGCAGCCGATGCCGAACCTTATCTTTGGTGCGGTCCACTATCTGTTGTTGAACGGAAAAGAGCATAGCCTCAAAAATTTCTACCCTAGTCTCGTGAACCAACCGGAAACCGAAGGTGTATTTACTTATTTTAAAGATTTCTGCCTTGCCCACAGAGAAGAGATCATCCCGATCCTGGAACGCAAGCTAGTGCAGACTAATGAGGTACGGCGCTGCGCTTACTTGTATCCTTCATTTTGTTATATCTACGACAAGGTGAAGAAGCCGCTGGCCTTGATCGAGATCGGAACGAGCTCAGGCTTGCAGCTGCTATGGGACCAATTCAGCTACTCCTATGGCACGGGAATAACCTACGGAAATCCGCGTGGTAGAGTTCATATCACTTCTGAGATCAAGGGCGATTCAACCCCGCTTCTGCTGGATACAGCTCCGCCGGTGTCGGTCAGAATTGGAGTTGATTTGCACGTTAATGACGTATCCAATCCAGAAGACAAGCAGTGGTTACAGGCGTTAATATGGCCGGAGCATCATGAAAGACGCGAATTATTCGCGAGAGCATCTCAATGTGTACAAGAAACACCCATACAGCTGATTGAAGGGGATGGAGTCGCTCTGCTCTCACAATTAAGTGACCAAATATCTACAGACTCGCTGATCTGTGTCTTCCATACCCATGTTGCCAACCAAATTCCCAAGGAAGCCAAGAAAAGGTTGACGGAGACGATACAAGAGATTGGTAGCACCAGAGATATTGTTCACCTCTACAATAATATGAATGATGGTGATCTCCATCTCGATTATGTGCACAATGGAAAAACGTATAACCATACGATTGGTGCAACGGAGGGGCGTGGAAGATGGTTCGAGTGGAATATCGTAGATTGA
- a CDS encoding DUF4440 domain-containing protein, with translation MDNISLKEHLLQLEEELLKPDVRTSPEELSKRLADDFFEFGSSGNIFFKQDCLGEGGIGVRNMTLHDFEIHPLSENVVLTTYRLFDETKMVHTLRSSIWKRVNDLWQMFFHQGTPSSCTHISKEDTNYDG, from the coding sequence ATGGACAATATCTCTTTAAAAGAGCATTTGCTTCAACTGGAGGAGGAATTGCTGAAACCGGATGTTCGTACCTCTCCAGAAGAGCTTTCAAAGCGGCTGGCAGATGATTTTTTTGAGTTCGGAAGTTCAGGGAACATATTTTTTAAGCAGGATTGTCTCGGTGAAGGTGGAATAGGTGTTCGAAACATGACGCTTCATGATTTTGAAATCCATCCTTTGTCGGAGAATGTGGTGTTAACTACATATCGTTTATTCGATGAAACAAAAATGGTACATACGCTGAGAAGTTCCATCTGGAAGCGTGTGAATGACCTATGGCAAATGTTCTTTCATCAAGGGACACCAAGCTCCTGCACCCACATTTCTAAGGAGGATACGAATTATGATGGATAA
- a CDS encoding aldo/keto reductase family protein: protein MKYRRLGRSGLKVSEISLGSWLTYGGYVERENAVHAITTAYDLGINFFDTANVYENGAAEVLVGETLKAYPRESYVLATKAFWPMGDGPNDRGLSRKHIMEQAHASLKRLGHDYVDIFYCHRHDPETPLDETLRALDDLVRQGKVLYVGVSEWQASQIAEAMSVADRYLLDRIVVNQPHYNMFERYIEKEVIPLSERSGVGQVVFSPLAQGLLTGKYTSASDIPEDSRASKLEWVRKGITDEKIAKVHELEKIADELDLSVGNLALAWVLRNSNVASALVGASRPEQVTENAKASGVELSEEIVGRIEEILE, encoded by the coding sequence ATGAAATATCGGAGACTTGGCCGCAGCGGCCTGAAGGTAAGTGAAATTAGCTTGGGAAGCTGGCTTACTTACGGCGGTTATGTAGAGCGGGAGAATGCAGTCCATGCTATTACGACCGCGTATGATCTCGGCATTAATTTCTTTGATACAGCGAATGTATATGAGAATGGTGCAGCTGAAGTGCTGGTCGGTGAAACGTTGAAAGCGTATCCGCGTGAATCGTATGTGCTGGCTACGAAAGCCTTTTGGCCGATGGGAGATGGTCCGAATGACCGTGGACTGTCACGTAAGCACATTATGGAACAGGCTCACGCCAGCTTGAAACGTCTGGGTCACGATTATGTCGACATTTTCTACTGCCACCGTCATGATCCGGAAACACCGCTCGATGAAACGTTGCGCGCACTGGATGATCTTGTTCGTCAGGGTAAGGTGCTCTATGTGGGTGTCAGTGAGTGGCAGGCCTCCCAGATCGCCGAAGCAATGAGTGTTGCCGACCGTTATCTACTGGACCGTATTGTCGTGAATCAGCCGCATTACAACATGTTCGAGCGTTATATTGAAAAAGAAGTGATACCGCTCAGCGAGCGCTCTGGGGTCGGTCAGGTTGTGTTCTCACCGCTTGCCCAAGGCTTGCTGACAGGGAAGTACACGTCGGCTTCCGATATTCCGGAAGACAGTCGTGCCTCGAAGCTGGAATGGGTGCGCAAAGGCATTACGGACGAGAAGATTGCCAAGGTGCATGAGCTAGAGAAGATCGCAGATGAACTTGATCTGTCCGTTGGCAATCTGGCCCTTGCCTGGGTTTTGCGTAATTCCAATGTCGCCAGCGCACTTGTAGGCGCCAGCCGTCCGGAACAGGTGACGGAGAATGCGAAAGCATCCGGTGTAGAGCTGAGTGAAGAAATCGTGGGCCGGATTGAAGAGATTCTCGAGTAA
- a CDS encoding N-acetyltransferase yields MNIRLFQNSDTEKVVDIWLEGSLRAHHFIDSGYWEAQKEAMASLYLPSSTTFVLEHEDEDNDTIIGFISLIEQYIAALFIDVNAQNRGYGGRLLNHVKKDRDLLDLKVYQKNESATQFYKKNGFHIVEETVDSATSEPEYVMKWERES; encoded by the coding sequence ATGAATATACGATTATTTCAGAATTCCGATACGGAGAAGGTTGTTGATATTTGGCTAGAGGGCTCATTAAGAGCGCATCACTTTATCGACTCTGGCTACTGGGAAGCGCAAAAGGAAGCGATGGCAAGTCTGTATCTTCCTTCCTCAACAACATTTGTGTTGGAGCATGAAGATGAAGATAACGACACTATCATTGGATTTATTTCACTTATAGAACAGTACATAGCGGCATTATTTATTGACGTTAATGCGCAGAACCGAGGATACGGAGGAAGGCTGCTCAATCATGTCAAGAAAGACCGAGACTTACTCGATTTAAAGGTTTATCAGAAGAACGAAAGTGCCACCCAATTTTATAAGAAAAATGGCTTTCACATTGTTGAAGAAACGGTAGATTCAGCAACGTCGGAACCGGAATATGTGATGAAGTGGGAACGGGAATCGTAA
- a CDS encoding EamA family transporter produces the protein MGVTLLHEQLSAGGWIGVITIVVGIALLSNIKFSRHESSLKAPLMALAVGICIASYIVVDKIALNYVPAVVLNEAANVSSLLALSWAAFRSKGMRRELRTNWKIILLGGLIAPAGYLLFLYALSLAPVSQLAPIREIGTVFGTIMGIFILREQQGTRRILTSILITVGVIILGVWG, from the coding sequence ATGGGAGTAACTTTACTTCACGAACAATTATCCGCAGGAGGATGGATAGGCGTTATAACGATTGTTGTAGGCATTGCGCTGTTAAGTAACATAAAATTCAGTCGTCATGAATCTTCATTAAAGGCACCGCTGATGGCACTCGCCGTGGGGATCTGTATAGCGAGCTACATCGTCGTAGATAAAATAGCACTAAACTACGTTCCAGCTGTAGTATTAAACGAAGCAGCGAATGTAAGTAGTCTGCTGGCTTTGTCTTGGGCGGCATTCCGTTCCAAAGGAATGAGGAGGGAACTGAGGACGAACTGGAAGATCATCTTACTGGGCGGGTTAATCGCACCTGCAGGATACTTATTGTTCTTGTATGCCTTATCTCTTGCGCCCGTATCACAGCTTGCGCCAATAAGGGAGATTGGAACCGTCTTTGGGACGATCATGGGAATATTTATTTTACGGGAACAACAAGGTACAAGGCGTATACTCACATCTATCTTAATTACCGTGGGAGTCATCATATTAGGAGTTTGGGGTTAA
- a CDS encoding DUF3934 family protein codes for MSKAKGKGGTGRGTGKKGWNRWQASANRSKSAPKPYKSKNTKNQDSAENSKLDDDKLDI; via the coding sequence GTGAGTAAAGCTAAGGGTAAGGGCGGAACAGGCAGGGGAACAGGCAAAAAGGGCTGGAACCGGTGGCAGGCCAGTGCCAACAGATCCAAAAGCGCCCCTAAACCGTATAAGAGCAAAAACACAAAGAATCAGGACAGCGCAGAAAACTCCAAATTGGATGATGACAAATTGGACATATAG
- a CDS encoding HEAT repeat domain-containing protein, which translates to MDTEQQVQGEKNENSYKELKAAANRTADWRERLKAVEELGKIDNPQALDVLKHRMMNDPVYKVQEAAYQQLKEVGEDVQMPPRRQEELVKGLTKMLVRIKKSLPAGHSYEEFKEKLKKMRIDVYDTYEGDKGEEFDKWLEDKWASLRTSQQKGV; encoded by the coding sequence TTGGATACGGAACAACAAGTACAGGGCGAAAAAAATGAAAACAGCTATAAGGAATTGAAAGCAGCGGCCAACCGGACAGCAGATTGGCGGGAGCGTCTGAAAGCGGTCGAAGAATTGGGCAAGATCGACAATCCGCAAGCGCTAGATGTGCTGAAGCATCGCATGATGAATGATCCGGTCTATAAAGTACAAGAGGCTGCTTATCAACAGCTGAAAGAAGTGGGCGAAGATGTTCAGATGCCTCCAAGAAGACAAGAAGAATTGGTTAAGGGACTTACGAAAATGCTCGTCCGAATCAAGAAAAGCCTTCCGGCTGGACATAGCTATGAAGAGTTCAAAGAGAAATTGAAAAAGATGAGAATTGATGTGTACGATACGTACGAGGGCGACAAGGGCGAAGAATTCGATAAGTGGCTAGAAGACAAATGGGCGTCACTTCGGACAAGCCAGCAAAAAGGGGTATGA
- a CDS encoding MarR family transcriptional regulator, whose protein sequence is MNHNLTKHEIYHNYLHFLHLNEQKADRDIQMFYKQAAQEELPYLPTNMTSLHVIACIGEHQPINNIAIAKKMNLSKANITKISTKLIKEGLITRFQSPDNKKEIYFELTSKGHSLFELHEKIHKQKEKEFYAFIDTFSQSEQKVILKFFQDMTHRITEN, encoded by the coding sequence ATGAACCACAATCTTACAAAACACGAAATATATCATAATTATTTGCATTTTTTACATCTCAACGAACAGAAAGCGGATCGTGATATACAGATGTTTTATAAACAGGCCGCGCAAGAGGAACTGCCGTATCTGCCTACAAATATGACAAGTCTGCATGTTATTGCGTGTATCGGCGAACATCAACCCATCAATAATATTGCTATTGCCAAGAAGATGAATCTATCGAAAGCGAATATTACGAAAATCAGCACGAAGCTGATAAAGGAAGGCCTTATTACCCGCTTTCAATCCCCTGATAACAAGAAAGAGATATATTTTGAGTTAACGTCCAAAGGGCATTCCTTATTCGAACTGCATGAAAAAATTCATAAGCAAAAAGAAAAAGAATTCTATGCGTTTATCGATACATTTTCGCAATCGGAACAAAAAGTGATCCTGAAATTTTTTCAGGATATGACTCACCGAATAACAGAGAATTAA
- a CDS encoding MFS transporter, with protein sequence MNRLKSNSYFILYLVCISAFIASLNQNIYSPIIPLIRDSFHVSVTMVNLSVSIFIFITAIMQIVFGSLIDFKGTRSVLISSILLTVAASIACAITRNFTVFFISRILQAVGTAAIPLIAATTIGRLFQGNQRGSAMGTYQMLLSVAPAAAPVLGGFIGERYGYPGVFWFLVGVSVILLLINWLFFPEDDIDCNQAVSLKTLALHYTSIFKNKVGSSILLLSFCIFFLYFSIMVYLPVLLADHYHLSLKIVGLLYLPMALSLILGSIAYKFLQAKISFRKLLAFGNILASSSILLFAVAHLYTLTGTSVILALHGIAVGMLTPLFATRITNEFEHNRGSAVGMFNFIRYMGMAGGPVLSGLLLNVAPSALVFGAFGILFALLSYIMFIRIK encoded by the coding sequence ATGAATCGCTTGAAATCAAACTCTTATTTTATCCTATATTTGGTATGTATCAGTGCTTTTATCGCTTCTTTGAATCAAAACATCTATTCTCCAATCATTCCTTTGATTAGGGATTCTTTCCATGTTTCCGTAACCATGGTAAACCTGTCGGTATCCATTTTCATATTTATTACAGCTATTATGCAGATTGTCTTTGGATCACTGATTGATTTTAAAGGAACCCGGTCCGTTCTTATTTCCAGTATCCTGCTAACGGTTGCCGCCAGCATTGCTTGTGCCATTACAAGAAATTTCACCGTATTTTTTATTTCGAGGATATTGCAAGCGGTTGGGACGGCGGCGATCCCGCTTATTGCGGCAACGACAATCGGCCGGCTATTCCAAGGAAATCAACGGGGAAGCGCGATGGGAACTTATCAGATGTTATTATCCGTCGCTCCGGCAGCCGCACCCGTACTAGGCGGCTTCATCGGCGAGCGGTATGGTTATCCCGGCGTGTTCTGGTTTCTTGTAGGAGTTTCCGTCATTTTGCTGCTTATCAATTGGTTGTTCTTCCCTGAAGACGATATCGATTGCAATCAGGCTGTAAGCCTAAAAACTCTGGCGCTTCATTACACATCTATATTTAAAAATAAAGTCGGAAGCTCCATTCTGCTTTTAAGTTTTTGCATATTCTTTCTCTATTTTTCGATTATGGTGTATTTGCCCGTTTTGTTAGCGGATCACTATCATTTGAGTTTGAAAATCGTAGGACTTCTTTATTTGCCTATGGCTTTAAGTTTAATCCTCGGAAGTATCGCATATAAGTTTCTCCAAGCTAAAATTTCGTTCAGAAAATTATTAGCATTTGGAAATATATTGGCGTCTTCCAGCATCCTTTTATTTGCCGTGGCTCACTTGTATACTTTAACGGGCACGTCTGTCATTTTGGCTCTTCATGGGATAGCTGTAGGCATGCTGACCCCTCTATTTGCCACTAGAATAACGAATGAATTTGAGCATAACCGTGGAAGCGCGGTAGGGATGTTTAACTTCATCAGATATATGGGAATGGCTGGGGGGCCGGTGCTTTCCGGGCTGTTATTAAATGTTGCTCCCTCTGCGCTTGTATTTGGAGCGTTTGGCATATTGTTTGCTCTATTAAGCTATATCATGTTCATAAGGATTAAATGA
- a CDS encoding YrvL family regulatory protein produces the protein MDNKKPFKEETLRTKFFVITTVTLLIIGAIAFVIAAFYFGILGLFSLLGVEYNSFWSLLWFVLSYFLLAIIGDSIIKLCVTIMRISEKWNHTQIKISFLIFSFLINWATISLLDELFNSIELKVLTEIILSLIIAILDLASETKAKK, from the coding sequence ATGGATAATAAAAAACCCTTCAAGGAAGAAACACTTCGTACAAAGTTTTTTGTTATTACAACAGTGACCTTACTAATAATAGGCGCTATTGCCTTTGTGATAGCGGCTTTCTATTTTGGTATATTAGGTTTATTTAGTTTATTGGGTGTCGAATATAATTCTTTTTGGTCTCTCCTTTGGTTTGTATTATCATATTTTTTATTAGCAATTATAGGTGATTCTATCATTAAACTATGTGTTACTATAATGAGAATTTCAGAAAAATGGAATCATACTCAAATCAAAATTAGCTTCCTGATATTTTCATTTTTAATCAACTGGGCTACCATTTCTCTATTAGATGAACTTTTTAATTCGATAGAATTAAAGGTACTTACAGAGATAATTCTTTCTTTAATTATTGCAATACTGGATCTTGCTTCTGAAACTAAAGCAAAAAAGTAA
- a CDS encoding class I SAM-dependent methyltransferase, producing MENAKIQDYIESSQQQWDEEYRSNMWSYLSDITEYARYSIVYGYIRKFVADEGILDMGCGTGILYDMLLDSEKDVYTGVDLSEEAIKIASSKTSKRFHCGDINQYVPTKRYDVIIFNESLQYVPNTPSKLLEYSHFLTPDGVIISSLYSHKNTLDPDYAMVEYKIEEMEQCGLFDVVDKVSLFNHNAGLKWYIHLLKKKS from the coding sequence ATGGAAAATGCGAAAATTCAGGATTATATCGAGAGCAGTCAACAGCAATGGGACGAAGAGTACAGATCTAATATGTGGAGTTATTTATCGGATATCACGGAATATGCCAGATATTCGATTGTCTACGGGTACATAAGAAAGTTTGTTGCAGATGAGGGCATTTTGGATATGGGTTGTGGCACCGGTATATTGTACGATATGCTTTTGGACAGCGAGAAGGATGTCTATACAGGTGTGGACCTCTCGGAGGAGGCTATCAAAATAGCGTCGAGTAAAACATCTAAGCGCTTCCATTGTGGGGATATTAATCAATATGTTCCTACAAAGCGATACGATGTCATTATTTTTAATGAATCATTACAATACGTACCGAACACGCCCAGCAAACTGTTAGAATACTCGCATTTCTTGACTCCTGATGGCGTAATAATATCTTCCTTATATTCTCACAAAAACACCCTGGATCCGGACTATGCAATGGTAGAATATAAAATCGAAGAGATGGAGCAGTGCGGACTGTTTGATGTAGTGGACAAGGTGAGCTTGTTTAACCATAACGCTGGATTGAAATGGTATATTCATCTTTTGAAGAAAAAGAGTTAG